TACTGCATtaaatagggtcttattcatgattgtgaagcACGCTATAACTAtcaataggagactatgagatgtttaggaaagttttcactttattcaaattcatgtcattcCTTAGAGTATCGTATgccttcctctaactaatgatCCATTTTgtattctctagataatgcctcgaGGAATAGCACTTCCAAGAGAAAGGGTTGATGATAAGGACCAAGCTTCTTCGGTTCCCGATGCCCCATATCATGAGGAAGGAGTAACTATGCGGAATTCCAGAATATCATCATGTTGTTGGCTCAAgttgtagccaaccaagggaaccaaggtgttcctcctccttaAGTGAAAAATCTAGCTTTTAGGATTCGGGATTTACAAAGGATGAATCCATCAGAGTTTGATGGTTCAAAAATAGATGAGTATGTTATGGAGATTATCGATGAGGTGTACCAtcttgtggctatcatgggtgtgcctcaAAATGAGAAGGTCGAGCTAGTGGCCTTTGCACGAGTTTGATAAGAACAATAGGTTGTTGAGAGATATGAAGAAATGAGAcagataggatgggaagagttcaagggtgccttcctagaccattTCTTTCTATTAGAGCTCAGataggccaaaatccaagagttcatcatcCTTCGTCAAAGGAGTATGAGGGGAGGGAGTATTCCTTCAAATTCACCAGGTTTtctaagtatgctcccttcGTGGTCTCCGTCCTTGggcaaggatgagcaagtttattttcgaTGTCTCAAGCTTAGTGTCTAAGAATGGAAAACAGGCatattggtcaaagagatggatatctccTGACTAATGACATATGCAGAGCAAATGGAAGTGAAattgagggagaggtcaaggGGGTTTAAAAAGACTAGAGTGGATAGGggagggttcaaccctcaaaggtccagtTATGATGGTAGTGGAAAGGGAAAAGGTGGACAACGGTTTGTGGGACAATGTCCTACTAATTTTCCTCCTCCCAAATTCAACAAAGACAAGGGTAATAATAAAATGGACCCAAGAGAAAATGTTGGTACTCAAGATTTCCTTGCATGTAAGAAGTGTAGGAGGACTCACAAAGAGGAGTGCTTAGCCGGCTCTAATACATGCTTCAAATGTAGCATGCTGGGTCATCATGCTCGAGATTGTAAAGGTGGTcatggtggtaggcctcaaggctaAATTTATCATAGACAACAAGCTTAAGGAGGTCGCCAACGCACCAACTGTTTTTATTCTTTGCATCagaggcaagaggttgagggaTTACCAAATATCGTTAccaatttattaaatttcttttcttttgatgtatatgcattgttagatccaggtataaaattttcatttgttactccattcttagctaataggtttggtGTATTTCCTGAAATG
The sequence above is a segment of the Solanum dulcamara chromosome 11, daSolDulc1.2, whole genome shotgun sequence genome. Coding sequences within it:
- the LOC129872454 gene encoding uncharacterized protein LOC129872454, which encodes MTYAEQMEVKLRERSRGFKKTRVDRGGFNPQRSSYDGSGKGKGGQRFVGQCPTNFPPPKFNKDKGNNKMDPRENVGTQDFLACKKCRRTHKEECLAGSNTCFKCSMLGHHARDCKGGHGGRPQG